One window of the Emcibacter sp. genome contains the following:
- a CDS encoding DMT family transporter produces MTIVPPQKNNVMLGSAYMLAGCLSFSIMGGLIRELAALQVHPFVTAFWRTLIAIMIILPFLWKTGIIKGMKTERLGLHILRGSISSFSVMANFYAFSVIPLAEAVSYSFAAPLFATIGAVFILKEKIRLPRILAVLAGFGGMLVLLRPGQVPINSGVIAALLAAFTISVTIICVRILARTEKPHVITLYSLMFTLPVSFVGALPFWTWPNGHSMILLLVVGVFASITQLCLSKAISEAEASALMPLDFTRLVFSALIGYFFFAEQPALNTYIGAAIIMGSVIYAAHRERLTAKREKGRVPPATEVTVKPGGDSL; encoded by the coding sequence ATGACCATAGTGCCTCCACAGAAAAACAACGTCATGCTCGGCTCTGCCTATATGCTGGCCGGCTGCCTCAGTTTTTCGATCATGGGCGGCCTGATCCGTGAACTTGCCGCCCTTCAGGTACACCCCTTTGTCACCGCCTTCTGGCGCACCCTGATCGCCATTATGATCATTCTTCCCTTCCTGTGGAAAACCGGGATCATCAAGGGTATGAAAACCGAACGTCTCGGGCTGCATATCCTGCGCGGCTCCATCTCCAGTTTCTCGGTCATGGCGAATTTTTATGCCTTCAGTGTAATCCCGCTGGCCGAAGCGGTATCCTACAGCTTTGCCGCCCCGTTATTCGCCACCATCGGCGCTGTATTTATCCTGAAGGAGAAAATCCGCCTGCCCCGCATTCTTGCCGTTCTGGCCGGATTTGGCGGCATGCTGGTCCTGCTCAGGCCCGGCCAGGTCCCGATCAACAGCGGGGTGATTGCCGCGCTGCTGGCCGCCTTTACCATTTCCGTCACCATTATCTGTGTGCGCATACTGGCGCGGACGGAAAAACCCCATGTGATTACCCTCTACTCCCTGATGTTCACCCTGCCGGTGAGCTTTGTCGGCGCCCTGCCCTTCTGGACCTGGCCGAACGGGCATAGCATGATCCTGCTGCTTGTGGTCGGCGTGTTTGCCAGCATCACCCAGCTGTGCCTGAGCAAGGCCATCTCCGAGGCTGAAGCCAGTGCCCTGATGCCGCTGGATTTCACCCGCCTGGTCTTTTCTGCGTTGATCGGCTATTTCTTTTTTGCCGAACAACCGGCGCTTAACACCTATATCGGTGCGGCCATCATCATGGGAAGTGTCATCTATGCCGCCCACCGGGAACGCCTTACCGCGAAACGGGAAAAAGGCCGGGTCCCGCCCGCGACGGAAGTCACTGTAAAACCGGGCGGAGACAGCCTGTGA
- a CDS encoding 4a-hydroxytetrahydrobiopterin dehydratase codes for MKLDEDDIKEALAELPGWEKLEDRDAIRKSFKFEDFAEAFSFMTRIALRAEKMDHHPEWSNVYNRVEVTLTTHDLGGVTLKDVQLARFINHAAS; via the coding sequence ATGAAACTGGACGAGGACGACATCAAGGAAGCCCTGGCGGAACTGCCGGGCTGGGAAAAACTTGAAGACCGTGACGCCATCCGCAAATCCTTTAAGTTCGAGGATTTTGCCGAGGCCTTTTCTTTTATGACCCGGATCGCTCTCCGGGCTGAAAAAATGGACCATCATCCCGAATGGTCGAATGTCTATAACCGAGTCGAGGTTACGCTCACCACCCATGACCTCGGCGGCGTAACCCTGAAGGATGTTCAACTGGCCCGTTTTATCAATCACGCGGCCTCTTGA
- a CDS encoding DMT family transporter yields MSTVLPQKNNFMLGATYMLTASVSFALLGGVVRELSADMHPFMIVFWRTALALVILIPVLMTSGSLRVLKTKRLGLHVLNGAFFGIMLVTNFYALSSIPLADTVSYSFAAPIFTTICAAIFLKEKIRLPRIMAIIFGFIGMLVLLKPGVQPLSPGVIAALTSAVAIAISVILVRILARTEKPQVITFYALVLTLPANLVFALPVWSWPTPDNLLLVFTLGVLAAIIQLCFSKAISEAEASAMMPLDYTRLVFSALIGYFFFAELPQLNTYVGAIIIMASVLYAGHRERLDARRKKEEDQPVSPASVTPGGDIL; encoded by the coding sequence ATGAGTACTGTACTTCCACAAAAAAATAACTTCATGCTTGGCGCCACCTATATGCTGACCGCTTCCGTCAGTTTTGCCCTGCTGGGTGGCGTGGTGCGGGAATTGTCTGCGGATATGCATCCTTTCATGATCGTTTTCTGGCGCACAGCCCTTGCCCTTGTCATCCTGATACCGGTCCTCATGACCAGCGGCAGCCTGCGGGTCTTGAAGACCAAACGGCTCGGCCTGCACGTCCTCAACGGCGCCTTTTTCGGTATTATGCTGGTCACCAATTTTTACGCCTTAAGCAGCATACCGCTGGCGGACACCGTCTCCTACAGCTTTGCGGCCCCGATCTTCACCACCATCTGTGCGGCAATTTTCCTCAAGGAAAAAATCCGCCTGCCCCGGATCATGGCCATTATTTTCGGCTTTATCGGCATGCTGGTTCTGCTCAAACCCGGAGTTCAGCCCCTGAGCCCGGGAGTCATCGCCGCCCTGACCAGTGCTGTCGCCATTGCCATCAGCGTCATTCTGGTTCGCATTCTCGCCCGGACGGAAAAGCCACAGGTCATCACCTTCTATGCCCTGGTCTTGACTCTGCCCGCCAACCTGGTTTTCGCTCTGCCGGTCTGGAGTTGGCCAACCCCGGACAACCTGCTGCTGGTGTTCACGCTGGGCGTCCTGGCCGCCATCATTCAGTTATGCTTCAGCAAGGCCATCTCCGAAGCCGAAGCCAGCGCCATGATGCCGCTGGATTATACCCGGCTGGTCTTTTCCGCCCTGATCGGTTATTTTTTCTTCGCCGAGCTGCCGCAACTCAATACCTATGTGGGTGCCATCATCATCATGGCCAGCGTGCTCTATGCCGGCCATCGTGAACGGCTTGACGCCAGGCGGAAAAAAGAAGAAGATCAGCCAGTCTCCCCGGCATCCGTAACCCCCGGGGGAGACATTCTGTAA
- a CDS encoding DMT family transporter, whose product MSQSNITANRHGQALIYMAGYALCYALLWALVRLLSEDLHPFQLVFFRTFLGLVFVLPALRRIDTSQLWKIPRPLYFFRAFVNISSVFGAFYAVSHIPLADAVAYSYMAPIFATIMAAIFLQEKLRLPRILAILCAFAGMLILLRPGFRDLDPGVIAALASALFFAATMTSVKKLTASDHPTIVTIYGFALGAPISLVVALFFWQWPTALQWPLILALGLLSLFAHICMARAFSMAEMTAVLPVDFTRLIFASVIGISFFGDPFDLYTWIGAAIILGSAVYVAYRENRRRKIPQAPTP is encoded by the coding sequence GTGTCCCAGAGTAACATCACCGCAAACCGGCACGGCCAGGCCTTGATTTACATGGCAGGATACGCCCTGTGTTATGCTCTCTTGTGGGCCTTGGTGCGCCTCCTGTCAGAGGACCTGCATCCATTCCAGCTTGTCTTTTTCCGCACTTTTCTGGGTCTGGTTTTCGTCCTGCCCGCATTGCGGCGGATCGATACTTCTCAGTTGTGGAAAATCCCGCGACCGCTGTATTTTTTTCGGGCTTTTGTCAATATCTCCTCGGTTTTCGGCGCCTTTTACGCCGTCAGTCACATTCCGCTGGCCGACGCCGTTGCCTACAGCTATATGGCGCCCATATTCGCCACCATCATGGCCGCAATCTTCCTGCAGGAAAAATTACGGCTGCCCCGCATCCTCGCCATCCTGTGCGCCTTTGCCGGCATGCTGATCCTGCTCCGGCCGGGGTTCCGGGACCTAGACCCGGGAGTCATTGCCGCCCTCGCCAGCGCCCTGTTCTTCGCCGCCACCATGACCAGTGTAAAAAAATTGACAGCCAGCGACCACCCGACCATTGTGACCATTTACGGTTTCGCCCTCGGCGCCCCGATCAGCCTTGTCGTTGCCCTGTTCTTCTGGCAATGGCCCACGGCGCTGCAATGGCCCCTGATCCTCGCCCTCGGGCTGCTGTCCCTTTTTGCCCACATCTGCATGGCGCGCGCCTTCTCCATGGCCGAGATGACGGCGGTTCTGCCGGTGGATTTCACCCGGCTGATCTTTGCCTCCGTCATCGGCATCAGCTTCTTCGGCGATCCCTTCGACCTTTATACATGGATCGGCGCCGCCATCATCCTCGGCAGTGCGGTCTATGTGGCCTACCGCGAAAACCGCCGGCGCAAAATACCGCAGGCGCCCACGCCATAG
- a CDS encoding 3-hydroxyacyl-CoA dehydrogenase produces MDIQGKVAIVTGAASGLGDATARALAAAGAKVAVFDLNREGGEKVATEIGGAYFEVDVTSEDSVTAALDGVEAQFGAPRILVNCAGIAPAQKTVGKENAPHDFNLYKKVLEVNLFGTFNCVRLAAARMAAQEPLEGLERGVIVNTASVAAFDGQIGQVAYASSKAAIAGMTLPIARDLCKLGIRICTIAPGIFGTPMLLGLPQEVQDSLGASVPFPSRLGKPEEYAALARHIVENQMLNGETIRLDGALRMAPK; encoded by the coding sequence ATGGATATTCAAGGGAAAGTCGCCATTGTAACCGGTGCCGCCTCCGGCCTGGGAGATGCCACTGCACGGGCCCTGGCCGCTGCCGGCGCGAAGGTCGCCGTTTTCGATCTTAACCGTGAAGGCGGGGAAAAAGTCGCCACTGAAATCGGCGGGGCCTATTTCGAGGTGGATGTGACGTCCGAAGACAGTGTTACTGCTGCCCTGGACGGCGTCGAGGCGCAATTTGGTGCACCGCGCATCCTGGTCAACTGCGCCGGTATCGCCCCGGCCCAGAAAACCGTCGGCAAGGAAAATGCCCCCCATGACTTCAACCTGTACAAGAAGGTTCTGGAAGTAAACCTGTTTGGCACCTTCAACTGTGTACGTCTGGCCGCTGCCCGCATGGCCGCACAGGAGCCCCTGGAAGGGCTGGAACGCGGTGTGATCGTCAATACCGCCTCCGTTGCCGCCTTTGACGGCCAGATCGGCCAGGTCGCCTATGCCTCCTCGAAAGCCGCCATTGCCGGCATGACCCTGCCCATCGCACGGGATCTCTGCAAGCTGGGCATCCGTATCTGCACCATCGCGCCCGGCATTTTCGGCACGCCGATGCTGCTCGGCCTGCCTCAGGAAGTGCAGGACAGCCTTGGCGCCAGCGTGCCATTCCCCAGCCGCCTCGGCAAGCCCGAGGAATATGCGGCCCTGGCCCGGCATATCGTCGAAAACCAGATGCTGAACGGCGAGACCATCCGTCTGGACGGCGCCCTGCGCATGGCCCCGAAATAA
- a CDS encoding universal stress protein, with product MTETTPSLRKVLVIIDPAEEVQYALRRVELMNDIIEGGVDIHLFISVEMDKLGRQAFEFHCDNEWFANLVKPLHKHGINYTAEVYWTEDWQKSVLNAVERHGIDAIVMSDYTTEEHQNDMSAARWALLRVAPCPVLIVHPSSQLHRKTILGAVNMQTDNPSYVDLNRNILKVTQMMAKSYGAEKHTVNAYEDSMEFPDRAMLLRETDTVQENLHVQMGDPETIIATVADDIDADVVVIGTLSRRGLRAAMRGNTSERIIKRLNRDVMVLNSTIGTPAS from the coding sequence ATGACAGAAACAACCCCATCACTGCGAAAAGTTCTTGTTATTATTGATCCGGCCGAGGAGGTGCAATATGCCCTGCGGCGTGTCGAGCTTATGAACGACATTATCGAGGGAGGAGTCGATATACATCTGTTTATTTCTGTCGAGATGGACAAGCTGGGCCGCCAGGCATTCGAATTCCACTGCGACAATGAGTGGTTCGCCAATCTTGTGAAACCCCTCCATAAACACGGCATAAATTATACGGCTGAAGTTTACTGGACGGAAGACTGGCAGAAATCTGTTCTGAATGCGGTGGAGCGACATGGGATCGACGCTATCGTCATGTCTGATTATACAACTGAGGAGCATCAGAACGATATGTCTGCTGCCCGCTGGGCATTGCTCAGGGTTGCGCCCTGTCCTGTGTTAATTGTTCATCCATCCTCTCAGCTGCATCGCAAAACCATTCTCGGGGCCGTCAATATGCAGACTGACAACCCAAGTTATGTGGATCTGAACCGGAATATCCTCAAGGTTACCCAGATGATGGCCAAATCCTATGGCGCAGAAAAGCATACTGTGAACGCTTATGAGGATAGCATGGAGTTCCCGGACCGGGCCATGTTGTTACGTGAGACAGATACGGTGCAGGAAAACCTCCATGTGCAGATGGGGGATCCGGAAACCATCATCGCCACGGTGGCTGATGATATTGACGCCGATGTCGTGGTGATTGGTACCTTGTCCCGTCGGGGCCTGAGAGCAGCGATGCGCGGGAATACCAGCGAGAGAATCATCAAACGTCTGAATCGGGATGTGATGGTGCTGAACAGCACAATCGGAACTCCGGCTTCCTGA
- a CDS encoding glutathionylspermidine synthase family protein — MTRTPSANPEPFGALLGHGPGNVPIYSSDYKSVDKQAMPDRRSFKNYVNGVFMGMKWQCVELARRWLYMNRGYVFDDIAMAYDIFNLRHVTVVEDGRSLPLYSFRNGAKRPPEPGALIIWNEGGDFPMTGHVAVVTEVTDTAVRIIEQNVEHVRWKEETSWSRELPLHRTDDGGYVVNCTFSEGIILGWVIQTDDPTHAEVLVDPDPALFNLSCREADLSPETWLDVSSPAQAAFVKYMDGHRLATRDEDLNRYYVMSETARKEVKRATNELHAMFMRATDYVLDNPEVLEKFGLPEGLLPRIRQSWQNRRTHNITGRFDFAMTDQGLKVYEYNADSASCYMECGLVQGEWARAHGVDEGRDAGGRLGESLIKAWTETHVEDVLHILQDDDPEEDYHALYMKSMVEEAGVRCKIITGLAGLGWDADGWVTDPDGERISWVWKTWAWETALDQLRDEAVDEVAFLASHSQAELRDHPPRLIDILLRPEVMVFEPLWTLITSNKAILPVLWALFPNHPYLLESHFELTDNLTTGGYVVKPIVGRCGGNISLIGKDDNLLLETGGQFADRDQIYQALFKLPDIDGLRVQVCSFSVDGRDAGVCVRCDPSLVIRSDSDLLALRIVEDEAFLEKV; from the coding sequence ATGACCAGAACACCTTCTGCCAATCCCGAACCCTTCGGCGCCCTGCTGGGCCATGGGCCCGGCAATGTTCCGATCTATTCGTCCGATTATAAAAGCGTCGACAAACAGGCCATGCCCGACCGCCGCTCCTTCAAGAATTATGTGAACGGGGTCTTTATGGGCATGAAATGGCAATGTGTGGAGCTCGCCCGCCGCTGGCTTTATATGAACCGGGGGTATGTATTCGACGATATCGCCATGGCCTATGATATTTTCAATCTGCGCCATGTGACCGTGGTGGAAGACGGCAGGAGCCTGCCGCTTTATTCTTTCCGCAACGGGGCGAAACGACCGCCGGAACCGGGCGCGCTGATAATCTGGAACGAGGGCGGGGATTTCCCGATGACCGGCCATGTGGCGGTGGTGACCGAAGTGACCGACACGGCGGTGCGAATTATCGAACAGAATGTGGAGCATGTGCGCTGGAAAGAAGAAACAAGCTGGTCGCGGGAACTACCCCTGCACCGCACCGATGACGGCGGTTATGTGGTGAACTGTACCTTTTCCGAAGGCATCATCCTTGGCTGGGTAATCCAGACCGATGATCCCACCCATGCGGAGGTGCTGGTAGATCCGGACCCGGCACTGTTTAACCTGTCCTGCCGGGAAGCCGACCTCTCGCCCGAGACATGGCTGGATGTTTCCAGCCCGGCCCAGGCGGCCTTTGTGAAATATATGGATGGTCACCGGCTCGCCACCCGTGACGAGGACCTGAACCGCTATTATGTGATGAGCGAGACCGCACGCAAGGAAGTGAAAAGGGCGACCAACGAACTGCATGCCATGTTCATGCGCGCCACTGACTATGTGCTTGACAATCCCGAGGTGCTGGAGAAGTTCGGCCTGCCCGAGGGGCTGTTACCCCGGATCCGGCAGAGCTGGCAGAACCGGCGGACCCACAACATCACCGGCCGCTTTGATTTTGCCATGACCGATCAGGGCCTGAAAGTCTATGAATATAATGCGGATTCCGCCTCCTGTTACATGGAATGCGGTTTGGTGCAGGGCGAATGGGCCCGGGCCCACGGGGTCGATGAGGGCCGCGATGCGGGCGGACGGCTCGGCGAAAGCCTGATCAAGGCCTGGACCGAGACCCATGTGGAGGATGTGTTGCATATCCTGCAGGATGATGACCCGGAAGAAGACTATCATGCCCTCTATATGAAAAGCATGGTCGAAGAAGCCGGCGTCCGTTGCAAGATCATCACCGGTCTGGCGGGCCTTGGCTGGGACGCGGATGGCTGGGTCACCGACCCGGACGGAGAGCGCATCAGCTGGGTCTGGAAGACCTGGGCCTGGGAAACGGCGCTTGATCAGCTCCGTGACGAGGCGGTGGACGAGGTCGCTTTCCTCGCAAGCCATTCACAGGCCGAGCTGCGGGATCATCCGCCGCGGCTGATCGACATATTACTCCGGCCCGAAGTCATGGTGTTCGAGCCGCTCTGGACCTTGATCACCAGCAATAAGGCGATCCTGCCGGTCTTGTGGGCGCTGTTCCCCAACCATCCTTACCTGCTGGAAAGTCATTTCGAGCTCACCGACAACCTGACGACCGGTGGTTATGTGGTGAAACCAATTGTCGGCCGTTGCGGCGGTAATATTTCACTGATCGGCAAGGATGATAATCTGCTGCTCGAGACCGGTGGACAGTTCGCCGACCGTGACCAGATTTATCAGGCCCTGTTCAAGCTGCCGGACATCGACGGTCTTCGGGTCCAGGTCTGCTCCTTCTCGGTTGACGGCCGTGATGCCGGCGTCTGTGTGCGTTGTGACCCGTCGCTGGTGATCCGCTCCGACAGTGACCTTCTGGCGCTTCGGATTGTGGAAGATGAGGCGTTCCTGGAGAAGGTGTAG
- the sodB gene encoding superoxide dismutase [Fe], with protein MTIELPALPYAMDALEPHISKETLEYHYGKHHNTYVVKLNGLIDGTDLAGKSLEEIVKSSEGGVFNNAAQIWNHTFYWEGLSPNGGGAPAGALADAINAAFGSFEDFKAKFTDSAVNNFGSGWTWLVKKADGSLAIVNTSNAATPLTDEGVTPLLTCDVWEHAYYIDYRNVRPDYLKAFWALVNWDFVAKNFA; from the coding sequence ATGACTATTGAACTGCCTGCACTGCCTTACGCGATGGATGCCCTTGAGCCCCATATTTCAAAGGAAACACTGGAATATCATTACGGCAAACACCACAACACCTATGTTGTGAAGCTGAACGGCCTGATCGACGGCACCGACCTTGCCGGTAAATCCCTCGAGGAAATCGTCAAATCCTCTGAAGGCGGTGTGTTCAATAACGCAGCCCAGATCTGGAACCATACCTTCTATTGGGAAGGCCTGAGCCCCAACGGCGGCGGCGCCCCGGCCGGCGCGCTGGCTGATGCCATCAACGCTGCTTTCGGTTCTTTTGAGGACTTCAAAGCCAAATTCACCGACAGCGCCGTCAACAACTTTGGCTCCGGCTGGACCTGGCTGGTGAAAAAGGCTGACGGATCACTGGCTATCGTCAATACGTCCAATGCGGCAACACCACTGACCGACGAAGGCGTGACACCGCTTTTGACCTGCGACGTGTGGGAACATGCCTATTACATCGACTACCGCAATGTGCGCCCTGACTACCTGAAAGCCTTCTGGGCCCTGGTGAACTGGGACTTTGTGGCGAAAAACTTCGCATAA
- a CDS encoding NAD-dependent deacylase, with the protein MTKFNRIIILTGAGISAESGLDTFRDKGGIWEKYDLTQVATPEAFARDPDMVHEFYNLRRGMVKNVHPNPAHKALARLEQEYPGEILLVTQNVDDLHEKAGSKNICHMHGELGKVRCQACREVMMWWDDLDRHTDCPVCEKKGRIRPHIVWFGEIPFDLNKIGQYLENSDLFISIGTSGTVYPAAGFVQAAMDAGAHTVELNREPSDGYSLFEETHYGPATQVVPQYVEKLLKEAYA; encoded by the coding sequence ATGACGAAATTTAACAGGATTATAATTCTGACCGGGGCCGGAATTTCCGCTGAATCAGGCCTCGATACCTTCCGCGACAAGGGCGGAATCTGGGAAAAATATGACCTGACCCAGGTCGCCACGCCCGAGGCCTTTGCCCGGGACCCGGATATGGTGCATGAATTTTACAACCTGCGCCGGGGGATGGTTAAGAATGTCCACCCCAATCCGGCGCACAAGGCCCTGGCGCGGCTGGAGCAGGAGTATCCGGGAGAGATCCTGCTGGTGACCCAGAATGTGGATGACCTGCATGAAAAGGCGGGCTCAAAGAATATCTGCCATATGCACGGGGAACTGGGCAAGGTGCGCTGTCAGGCCTGCCGCGAGGTGATGATGTGGTGGGATGACCTGGACCGGCATACGGACTGCCCTGTCTGTGAGAAAAAAGGCCGGATCAGGCCCCATATCGTCTGGTTTGGCGAAATCCCCTTTGATCTCAATAAAATCGGGCAGTACCTTGAAAATTCTGACCTTTTTATTTCAATTGGCACCTCGGGAACGGTTTATCCGGCGGCTGGTTTCGTACAGGCGGCCATGGACGCGGGCGCCCATACGGTGGAGCTGAACCGGGAACCGTCTGACGGCTACAGCCTGTTCGAGGAAACTCATTATGGCCCCGCGACGCAAGTTGTGCCACAGTATGTGGAGAAACTTCTCAAGGAGGCATATGCATGA
- a CDS encoding group II truncated hemoglobin — protein sequence MTTQPKTPYDMIGGDEGVRRLCAAFYRIMDTSDQTRELRAMHGKDLSGIEEKLGDYLSTWMGGPRVWIEKHGGMCLTGAHAPYKIGPKVRDQWLYCMEQALEEIDAPKELRVILKAPFTGIANMVMNSEED from the coding sequence ATGACCACCCAACCAAAAACCCCCTATGACATGATCGGTGGCGATGAAGGCGTGCGGCGGCTCTGTGCCGCCTTTTACCGGATCATGGACACATCGGATCAGACCCGGGAGCTGCGCGCCATGCACGGCAAAGACCTCTCAGGCATCGAGGAAAAGCTGGGCGATTACCTCAGCACCTGGATGGGCGGGCCCAGGGTATGGATTGAAAAACACGGCGGCATGTGCCTGACCGGCGCCCATGCCCCTTATAAAATCGGCCCCAAGGTCCGCGACCAGTGGCTTTACTGCATGGAACAGGCGCTGGAAGAGATCGACGCGCCGAAGGAACTGCGGGTCATCCTCAAAGCCCCCTTCACCGGCATTGCCAACATGGTGATGAACTCGGAGGAGGATTGA
- a CDS encoding DMT family transporter encodes MTETVLPRPQNNLHGILFMMAGGLCMSINSIFIRNAGHSLGVFEVVFLRSVVIVTFAFLFSRSFTRESLKTQQPKLIAARSMLMCLIVLANFSAVMYLPLVTVTSIQFTRPLYLVVLAALFLGESVKLPRTIATLIGFAGVLIILRPGSDIHWAMILLLVGTLASSFNAIVTKKLTKTDKISNMMIYSNIAVILMCMPVAVYYWVTPGLMDLVWLLGLGVMSGGTQYFIIRAYDKGEATVVAPFDYMRIIFIALVGYFVFDELPDMFTWIGAFIIISSTLFIAWRQARLKQKTALENSVKL; translated from the coding sequence GTGACGGAAACCGTCCTTCCGCGCCCACAGAACAATCTGCACGGCATATTGTTCATGATGGCCGGCGGGCTTTGCATGTCCATTAACAGCATCTTCATCCGCAATGCCGGCCACAGCCTCGGGGTTTTCGAAGTTGTGTTCCTGCGCTCCGTTGTGATCGTCACTTTTGCCTTTCTGTTTTCCCGCAGCTTTACCCGGGAAAGCCTGAAAACACAGCAACCGAAACTGATTGCCGCCCGCAGCATGCTCATGTGCCTGATTGTGCTGGCCAATTTTTCCGCCGTCATGTATCTGCCGCTGGTCACCGTGACCTCGATCCAGTTCACCCGGCCGCTTTATCTGGTGGTGCTGGCCGCCCTGTTTCTGGGCGAAAGCGTCAAACTGCCCCGCACCATCGCCACCCTCATCGGATTTGCCGGGGTGCTGATCATCCTCCGGCCCGGCAGCGACATTCACTGGGCCATGATTTTGCTGCTGGTCGGCACACTCGCGTCCAGCTTCAACGCCATCGTCACCAAAAAACTGACAAAAACCGACAAGATCAGCAACATGATGATCTACAGCAATATTGCCGTCATCCTGATGTGTATGCCGGTGGCGGTCTATTACTGGGTTACCCCCGGCCTGATGGATCTTGTCTGGCTGTTGGGACTTGGCGTCATGTCCGGCGGCACTCAATATTTCATTATACGGGCCTATGACAAGGGGGAAGCCACCGTGGTCGCTCCCTTCGACTATATGCGGATTATTTTCATTGCGCTGGTGGGGTATTTCGTCTTTGACGAATTGCCGGATATGTTCACCTGGATCGGCGCCTTTATTATCATCTCCTCAACCCTGTTTATTGCCTGGCGCCAGGCACGGCTGAAACAAAAAACAGCCCTCGAGAACTCCGTAAAACTATAG
- a CDS encoding Bax inhibitor-1/YccA family protein — protein sequence MVERNTHYSQTGVQTAAQIDAGLRSYMLTVYNYMAIALAVTGFVALGASQSMELMQLIYTTPLQWVVMLAPLGMVFFFGRALNSFSVTGAQMFFWAFAALMGLSMSYIFLVYTGASVAKTFFVTAAAFGSLSLYGYTTKKSLSAMGSFLIMGLFGLIIAMVVNIFLQSAMMDFVISAGGVLIFAGLTAYDTQKIKLMYLESDHSDVASKKAIMGALSLYLDFINMFLFLLRFMGNRN from the coding sequence ATGGTAGAACGCAATACCCATTACTCACAAACAGGCGTGCAGACGGCCGCCCAGATCGATGCCGGTCTGCGCAGCTATATGCTGACCGTCTACAATTACATGGCCATCGCCCTGGCGGTGACCGGATTTGTGGCGCTTGGTGCCTCCCAGAGTATGGAGCTGATGCAGCTGATTTACACCACTCCGCTGCAGTGGGTGGTCATGCTGGCGCCGCTCGGCATGGTGTTTTTCTTCGGCCGCGCCCTGAATAGCTTCAGCGTCACAGGCGCACAGATGTTCTTCTGGGCCTTTGCGGCGCTGATGGGCCTGTCCATGTCCTATATCTTCCTGGTCTATACCGGCGCCAGTGTGGCCAAGACCTTCTTTGTCACCGCCGCCGCCTTCGGCTCCCTGAGCCTCTATGGCTATACGACCAAGAAAAGCCTCAGCGCCATGGGCTCTTTCCTGATCATGGGCCTGTTCGGCCTGATCATCGCCATGGTGGTCAATATATTCCTGCAGTCAGCAATGATGGACTTTGTCATTTCCGCCGGCGGGGTACTGATCTTTGCCGGCCTGACCGCATACGACACCCAGAAAATCAAGCTGATGTACTTGGAAAGCGATCATTCCGACGTGGCCAGCAAGAAAGCGATCATGGGCGCCCTGTCGCTCTATCTGGACTTCATCAACATGTTCCTGTTCCTGCTGCGCTTTATGGGTAACCGCAACTAG
- a CDS encoding low molecular weight protein-tyrosine-phosphatase yields the protein MLRVLFVCMGNICRSPMAEGVFRHQANQAGIADGLLHHLFIDSAGTTGYHAGESPDPRARSTALKYGINISDLRARQVTRQDFADFDYLLAMDRENIRNLHRMGDEKHHHKVRLFMDFAENCPGITEVDDPYYGGPEGFERVFDIISRGSAGLLKYLTENHELK from the coding sequence ATGCTCAGAGTTTTGTTTGTCTGCATGGGAAATATCTGCCGTTCACCGATGGCGGAAGGCGTTTTTCGTCACCAGGCCAACCAGGCCGGCATAGCGGACGGCCTGCTGCATCACCTGTTTATAGATTCGGCCGGCACCACCGGTTATCACGCCGGCGAAAGCCCCGATCCCCGGGCCCGCAGCACAGCCCTGAAATATGGTATCAATATCAGTGACCTGCGCGCCCGGCAGGTCACCCGGCAGGATTTTGCCGATTTTGACTATCTTCTGGCCATGGACCGGGAAAATATCCGTAACCTTCACCGCATGGGGGATGAAAAACATCACCACAAAGTCCGGCTGTTCATGGACTTTGCCGAAAATTGCCCAGGCATCACCGAGGTGGACGACCCCTATTACGGCGGCCCGGAAGGGTTCGAGCGGGTTTTCGACATTATCAGCCGCGGCTCCGCTGGCCTGTTGAAATATCTGACGGAAAACCACGAGCTTAAGTAA